In Sphingobacteriaceae bacterium, the following proteins share a genomic window:
- a CDS encoding gas vesicle protein, which produces MVEIKKLNFKKNTMTAKGLLGTILLGVAAGVAIGILVAPEKGKFNKKVSDKTHDLEEKLKGKLKTQTEKFDDLADMLESGIEDFKGKVDKLSDKLQSKLA; this is translated from the coding sequence GTGGTGGAGATTAAAAAATTAAACTTTAAAAAGAATACTATGACAGCAAAAGGCTTATTGGGGACCATTCTCCTTGGAGTTGCAGCAGGTGTTGCAATTGGAATTTTAGTAGCACCTGAAAAAGGGAAATTCAACAAAAAAGTGAGTGATAAAACTCACGACCTTGAAGAGAAATTAAAAGGAAAGTTGAAAACACAAACTGAGAAATTTGATGATTTGGCAGACATGCTTGAATCAGGCATCGAAGACTTTAAAGGGAAAGTGGATAAACTTTCCGATAAATTACAAAGTAAATTAGCTTAG
- a CDS encoding S1/P1 Nuclease gives MDHKLKKLVLRLILFVCAASTISWGVFGHEHINHAAVLALPNPLQEFFYNHIDFITQESTVPDLRKYTLNDRLERPRHYINVEKFGGLDSLPDSKALNKKYDEKFLQANGTLPWYLETMMEKLTKAFKEKRKTEILFLAADLGHYLGDAHMPLHTSANHDGDLTNQKGIHAFWEAQLPDLFGESYNLKTRPANYIADINLEIKTIIRNSYMLADTLLLKEKRLSETYPADKLFVKDADGKIVRNKFNQLVHTAAYAKAYHEALNGMVENQMRLAIAAASDFWLTAWVNAGKPDLSSLDPKEVTEVNKARLKHELNLWQSGKLYGLKSEREFE, from the coding sequence ATGGATCATAAATTAAAAAAGCTTGTTCTCCGACTGATACTTTTCGTCTGCGCTGCGAGCACTATTTCCTGGGGCGTCTTCGGACATGAACATATTAACCATGCTGCTGTATTAGCTCTGCCTAACCCTTTGCAGGAGTTTTTTTATAATCACATAGATTTTATTACGCAAGAGTCTACAGTTCCCGATTTAAGAAAATACACATTAAATGACCGGTTAGAGAGACCGCGACATTATATCAATGTCGAAAAGTTCGGAGGGCTGGATAGTCTTCCTGATTCAAAAGCGCTGAATAAAAAGTATGATGAGAAATTCCTCCAGGCCAACGGCACACTTCCCTGGTACCTGGAGACTATGATGGAAAAGCTTACCAAAGCTTTTAAAGAAAAAAGAAAAACCGAAATATTATTTTTAGCAGCAGACCTCGGACACTATCTTGGCGATGCACACATGCCTTTGCACACCAGCGCCAATCACGACGGAGACTTAACTAACCAGAAAGGAATTCACGCGTTTTGGGAAGCACAGCTGCCTGACCTTTTTGGAGAGTCTTATAATTTAAAGACAAGACCGGCAAACTATATTGCGGATATTAATCTGGAAATAAAAACTATTATCAGGAACTCTTATATGTTGGCGGACACCCTTCTTTTAAAAGAAAAACGACTAAGCGAAACATATCCTGCAGATAAACTCTTTGTAAAAGATGCTGACGGAAAAATAGTGCGCAATAAATTTAATCAACTGGTGCATACGGCAGCCTATGCAAAAGCCTATCACGAAGCTTTAAACGGCATGGTGGAAAATCAGATGAGACTGGCTATAGCAGCAGCCTCAGACTTTTGGCTTACTGCCTGGGTAAATGCAGGAAAACCAGATTTAAGCAGTTTAGACCCCAAAGAAGTAACCGAAGTGAATAAAGCGAGGCTTAAACATGAATTAAATCTATGGCAAAGTGGAAAATTATATGGCCTTAAAAGCGAGCGGGAATTTGAATAG
- a CDS encoding acid phosphatase has product MKPSSVLFLFLFISLISLKQNAQNKHDLAEFKGGYRGGFIKGLTIPDSALNFLVIGDWGRCGEFFQKEVAEQMAFASVSGDASFIISTGDNFYPRGVKSVDDPLWIKSYENVYNQYSLQKDWYVVLGNHDYKINPDAEVEYSKKSSRWIMPSRYYSVKMPVDGDTNSKALFVFIDTNPFIEKYYNDPEYGKMVKTQDTSAQKQWLTKVLAENDPAVKWKFVVGHHPLYTSGKRIKSAETLQFRKVMEPILKQFSVDAYICGHEHQLEYIKPEGSTHHFISGAGSEARDVKGNLPESKFKASDHGFMLFSVGQTQLKVQVINWEGKILYQQVLKK; this is encoded by the coding sequence ATGAAACCGTCTTCCGTTTTATTTCTCTTTCTTTTCATCAGTTTAATTTCTTTAAAACAAAACGCACAGAACAAACACGATCTCGCCGAATTTAAGGGCGGCTACAGGGGCGGCTTCATTAAAGGGCTTACCATTCCCGACAGTGCACTGAATTTTTTGGTTATTGGAGACTGGGGTAGGTGTGGGGAGTTTTTTCAGAAAGAGGTTGCAGAGCAAATGGCTTTTGCATCTGTGAGTGGTGATGCCTCTTTTATTATATCAACGGGTGATAATTTTTATCCAAGGGGCGTAAAAAGTGTCGATGATCCTTTATGGATAAAGAGCTACGAAAATGTGTACAACCAGTATTCTCTTCAAAAAGACTGGTATGTTGTCCTGGGAAATCATGATTACAAAATCAATCCTGATGCTGAAGTGGAATATTCTAAAAAAAGTTCCCGGTGGATTATGCCTTCGCGCTATTACTCAGTGAAAATGCCTGTCGATGGAGATACAAATTCTAAAGCGCTCTTTGTTTTTATAGATACAAACCCTTTCATAGAAAAATATTACAACGATCCCGAGTATGGAAAAATGGTGAAAACACAGGACACATCGGCGCAAAAACAGTGGTTAACCAAAGTTCTTGCAGAGAATGATCCGGCTGTTAAATGGAAATTTGTAGTAGGGCACCACCCTCTTTACACATCTGGAAAACGCATTAAGAGTGCTGAGACATTGCAATTCAGAAAAGTAATGGAACCCATTTTAAAACAATTTTCTGTAGACGCTTATATCTGTGGCCATGAGCATCAACTGGAATATATTAAACCCGAAGGATCAACCCATCACTTTATTTCTGGAGCCGGTTCGGAAGCCAGGGATGTAAAAGGGAATTTACCAGAGTCAAAATTTAAGGCCTCAGACCATGGCTTTATGCTTTTTTCAGTTGGGCAAACACAACTAAAAGTGCAGGTTATAAATTGGGAAGGGAAGATTTTATATCAGCAGGTCTTAAAAAAATAA
- a CDS encoding 3-phytase: protein MTVSHYFFGALLIISISACSSSKKDLGTTDIITKAVQPAIITEKVLNDSDDPAIWINPADASKSLVLGTDKGDTTGGIYVFDLQGKIDRKKTVLHLQRPNNIDIEYGFDYKGKKIDIAVFTERGRQMIRVYSLPDMQAIDGGGIKVFVGDSLRDPMGIGLYKKASDIYAIVGRKLGPDGSFLWQYKLYADANGVVQAKKVRAFGKFSGKKEIESIVVDDALGYVYYSDETVGVRQFYASPDSSGKELSLFATAGVKNDHEGLSVYPTSEKTGYILLSDQQANRFHIFSREGAAGQPYSHKLLKIVKVAAIDSDGSDVTAIPLNETFKHGLFVVMSTDKTFHYYRWEDVAGKTLIADTKLVKN, encoded by the coding sequence ATGACCGTATCTCATTATTTTTTTGGAGCCCTTCTTATCATCTCCATCTCCGCGTGCTCAAGTTCAAAAAAAGATCTTGGTACAACTGATATAATTACAAAAGCTGTTCAACCGGCTATCATAACAGAAAAAGTACTTAACGACAGTGATGATCCTGCTATCTGGATTAATCCTGCGGATGCCTCAAAAAGCCTGGTACTCGGCACAGACAAAGGAGATACAACCGGTGGAATTTATGTTTTTGATCTCCAGGGGAAAATTGATCGTAAAAAAACCGTTCTGCATTTGCAACGTCCTAACAATATTGATATTGAATACGGTTTTGATTATAAAGGGAAAAAAATTGATATCGCTGTTTTTACAGAACGAGGACGCCAGATGATACGCGTATATTCTTTGCCGGATATGCAAGCCATTGATGGCGGTGGAATAAAAGTTTTCGTGGGTGATTCATTACGTGATCCTATGGGCATTGGACTTTACAAAAAAGCCTCTGATATTTATGCCATCGTGGGACGCAAGTTGGGCCCCGATGGTTCTTTTTTGTGGCAATATAAATTGTATGCCGATGCCAATGGCGTAGTGCAGGCAAAAAAAGTACGAGCCTTTGGGAAGTTCAGTGGTAAAAAAGAAATTGAATCAATTGTGGTGGATGATGCTTTAGGCTATGTTTACTATTCAGATGAGACAGTTGGCGTTCGTCAATTTTACGCTTCACCCGACAGTTCCGGCAAAGAACTTTCTTTGTTCGCTACTGCCGGAGTAAAAAATGATCACGAAGGACTGTCAGTTTATCCTACTTCTGAAAAAACAGGATACATTTTACTTTCTGATCAGCAGGCAAACCGTTTTCATATTTTTTCAAGAGAAGGGGCGGCAGGACAACCTTATTCGCACAAGCTTTTAAAAATTGTAAAGGTTGCGGCTATCGACAGTGATGGTTCTGATGTTACAGCGATCCCTTTGAATGAGACCTTTAAGCATGGACTCTTTGTGGTTATGAGTACTGATAAAACGTTTCATTATTACCGTTGGGAAGATGTGGCCGGTAAGACTTTAATAGCAGATACAAAATTAGTAAAGAACTAA
- a CDS encoding TonB-dependent receptor — protein MKKILLFFFLLTTSVFYSATIKGRVTDVLTGEELVGATVAIKELKMAVSVGLDGSFVLKNVPPGTYTLTTSYISYEYTSTLVLVKSNEEEVSVTIKLKSVGIIIDAIEILGTRDLSSESSARTTERDAVNVMNVVSAKAIELSPDLNIANVIQRMSGITLDKSSGNGSTYALLRGMDKRYNYTLVNGIKIPSTNNKHRYVPLDIFPSDLVDRIEVTKAVTADMEGDAIAGAVNLVMKNAPDKFLVMANTSFGFSQIFFEQSMKSFDTKAVNPESPYELQGKNYNAVPGDFSKGNLDLKQTALPLNNFSGLTLGNRFFNKKFGILISGSYQNVNRATSSLLFRDDLSRDGQNLPLITNMHQRMFYEHQTNYGVHAKLDYRFNKRHQLKLYVADMNFKIAQVRSDDQTDLEVSYFPEQGTANKSHSDRTRLTIQNLFTSTLQGDHELVKGLFVNWSAVYSKASNHSPDEVTISYETPVQNGSPLPQYGALLYGNSYRIWRYNTDEDKAGYLNLKYATKAGSVKTEFSAGAMYRMKDRTSFYNKYTLDSKGYKGLNWNEYSEIQWTVSTPNGIRTSENYEAVENTLAYYGMAKVNVKRFQAIAGLRMENFQQGYDMWYPQGERRPSETYTYTNVLPSVHLKYEVNPKNNLRMSYYKATNRPGFYEIVPFIVVGDDYSQAGNPDLKPAVADNVDLRWEYYPSKLDQVMAGFFYKNIQDPIEYAFVDYLGNSHVQVYSPINSDKATNYGFELDFTKFFNQIGIKANYTLTRSSITTNKLSRVKTAKGQDSTIYVSQSRPLFGQSAHVANLSLLYQSQHNGLSAQLALSYTGERIYSVSRYIDNDLWQKGFFQLDFSAEKRFKKGLSVFVKAQNLLNTHLTVYIKKTNPLNDNLPSHSASDKNTLVRSEYSMQTYLAGVRYKF, from the coding sequence ATGAAAAAAATACTGCTTTTCTTTTTTTTACTGACTACTTCGGTTTTTTATTCTGCCACAATTAAAGGTAGAGTAACAGACGTCTTAACTGGAGAGGAGTTAGTAGGAGCGACGGTAGCTATTAAAGAATTAAAAATGGCTGTTTCCGTTGGCCTTGACGGTAGTTTTGTTTTAAAAAATGTTCCGCCTGGTACTTATACGTTAACCACAAGTTATATAAGTTATGAGTATACATCTACACTGGTACTCGTAAAAAGTAATGAAGAAGAGGTTTCGGTGACTATTAAACTTAAATCTGTAGGTATAATTATTGACGCTATAGAAATTTTAGGAACACGGGACCTAAGCAGTGAAAGCAGTGCGAGAACAACAGAACGGGATGCTGTGAATGTGATGAACGTAGTGAGCGCAAAAGCAATTGAGCTTTCTCCCGATTTAAACATTGCGAATGTTATTCAGCGTATGTCGGGAATTACGTTAGATAAGAGCTCTGGCAACGGCTCCACTTATGCTTTGTTGAGAGGAATGGATAAACGTTACAACTATACTTTGGTAAATGGCATTAAAATTCCAAGTACCAATAATAAACACCGCTATGTGCCTCTGGATATTTTTCCTTCTGATTTAGTTGACCGTATTGAAGTAACAAAAGCTGTTACGGCAGATATGGAAGGTGACGCTATTGCAGGAGCGGTGAACCTGGTAATGAAAAATGCACCTGATAAATTTTTAGTGATGGCAAACACTTCTTTTGGTTTTAGCCAGATATTTTTTGAGCAAAGTATGAAGAGCTTTGATACAAAAGCTGTAAACCCTGAATCTCCCTACGAATTGCAGGGTAAAAATTACAACGCTGTACCGGGCGATTTTTCTAAAGGAAACCTTGATCTCAAACAAACTGCCCTTCCCCTCAATAATTTCTCCGGTCTTACACTTGGCAATCGGTTTTTCAATAAAAAATTCGGGATTTTAATTTCAGGTTCTTATCAAAATGTAAACCGTGCTACTAGTAGTTTGCTGTTTAGAGACGACTTATCGCGCGATGGACAAAATTTACCTCTGATAACAAATATGCATCAAAGGATGTTTTATGAACATCAGACTAATTATGGGGTACACGCTAAGCTGGACTATCGTTTCAACAAACGTCATCAGTTAAAATTGTATGTGGCCGATATGAACTTTAAAATTGCACAGGTACGAAGCGACGATCAAACAGATTTAGAAGTAAGTTATTTTCCTGAGCAGGGTACCGCTAATAAAAGCCATTCGGACCGAACGCGTTTAACCATTCAAAATTTATTTACAAGCACTTTGCAGGGTGATCACGAGTTAGTTAAGGGATTGTTTGTAAACTGGTCGGCAGTTTATTCTAAAGCTTCAAATCACAGTCCGGATGAAGTTACAATTTCATACGAAACACCGGTTCAAAACGGCTCGCCATTGCCGCAGTATGGTGCATTGCTTTATGGCAATTCCTACCGCATCTGGAGATACAATACTGATGAAGATAAAGCTGGCTATCTGAACCTGAAATATGCGACTAAAGCAGGGTCTGTGAAAACGGAATTCTCTGCCGGAGCTATGTACCGGATGAAAGACCGTACAAGTTTTTACAACAAGTATACCCTGGACAGTAAAGGTTACAAAGGCTTAAACTGGAATGAATACAGCGAAATACAATGGACTGTTTCTACTCCAAATGGCATTCGCACTTCAGAAAATTATGAGGCCGTGGAAAATACTTTAGCCTACTACGGTATGGCGAAAGTAAATGTAAAAAGGTTTCAGGCGATTGCAGGTTTGCGAATGGAAAATTTTCAGCAGGGCTATGATATGTGGTATCCACAGGGGGAACGACGTCCTTCGGAAACTTACACCTACACCAATGTTTTGCCAAGCGTTCATTTAAAATACGAAGTAAACCCTAAAAATAATTTGCGGATGTCTTACTACAAAGCCACTAACAGACCTGGCTTTTATGAGATTGTGCCCTTTATAGTTGTAGGTGATGATTATTCGCAGGCAGGGAACCCCGATTTAAAGCCTGCTGTGGCAGACAATGTTGATCTGCGTTGGGAATATTATCCCTCTAAACTCGACCAGGTAATGGCAGGATTTTTTTACAAAAACATTCAGGATCCTATTGAGTATGCATTTGTCGATTATCTTGGAAATTCTCACGTGCAGGTATATTCTCCTATCAATTCTGACAAAGCCACCAACTATGGTTTTGAGTTAGATTTTACAAAATTTTTTAACCAGATTGGAATTAAAGCAAACTATACACTCACACGTTCAAGTATTACTACTAATAAATTGTCGCGCGTAAAAACAGCTAAGGGCCAGGATTCAACCATTTATGTTTCGCAATCGCGCCCATTGTTCGGACAGTCGGCTCATGTAGCAAATCTTTCTTTGTTGTACCAGAGTCAGCATAACGGTCTAAGCGCACAACTGGCTTTGTCTTACACGGGTGAGAGAATTTATTCCGTTTCCCGATACATCGACAACGACTTGTGGCAAAAAGGATTTTTTCAATTGGATTTTTCAGCAGAGAAAAGATTTAAGAAAGGTTTAAGTGTTTTTGTTAAAGCACAAAACTTATTGAATACACACCTTACAGTTTACATCAAAAAAACAAATCCATTAAACGACAATCTCCCTTCACACAGTGCATCGGATAAAAACACTTTAGTACGTTCCGAATATTCCATGCAGACCTACCTTGCCGGAGTGCGCTATAAATTTTAA
- a CDS encoding DNA-binding response regulator: METTPLRIIVADDHAVVRTGLQLILDETGDMEIVDEARDGDELLLKLEQTKYDLVLLDMSMPGKDALDVLKEIKLKWSTLPVIIFSMNPDELHSVRMIQNGASAYVNKQTHSDQLIEIIRTVSSGKKYIFPHQAHLLADQISAPSQSALPHTQLTDRESQVFVLLASGIRKSEIAEKLDISKNTISNHRNNIMKKMNMSLNSELTRYAIQHKIIQ, translated from the coding sequence ATGGAAACTACACCCCTACGCATTATTGTTGCTGATGATCACGCTGTTGTACGCACAGGATTGCAGCTCATACTTGACGAGACGGGAGATATGGAAATTGTTGATGAGGCGCGCGATGGTGACGAATTGCTTTTAAAACTGGAGCAAACTAAGTACGACCTTGTTTTACTTGATATGTCTATGCCCGGCAAAGACGCCCTGGATGTTTTAAAAGAAATAAAATTAAAATGGAGTACCCTTCCGGTCATTATTTTCTCAATGAATCCGGATGAATTGCATTCGGTACGGATGATTCAAAATGGCGCTTCGGCATATGTAAATAAACAAACGCATTCCGATCAGTTAATTGAAATCATAAGAACGGTTTCCTCCGGGAAGAAATATATTTTTCCGCACCAGGCACATTTGCTTGCAGATCAGATCTCCGCGCCCTCGCAGTCTGCCCTGCCACACACCCAACTTACTGACCGGGAATCTCAGGTTTTTGTATTACTGGCGAGCGGAATTAGAAAATCGGAAATCGCTGAAAAACTTGATATCAGTAAAAACACTATTAGTAATCACAGGAACAACATCATGAAAAAAATGAACATGTCCCTAAATTCAGAATTGACCAGATATGCCATTCAGCACAAAATTATTCAGTAA
- a CDS encoding Crp/Fnr family transcriptional regulator, with product MEFNLEKYHLKSLSFFDLLSEEELAKIKVTAQRKEFTKGEYLFKENTFSKGIYSIRKGKVKIFQTNSVGKQSVVYIYKKGEFFGYRPLLAEEPHPVSGVAMDNVVITFIPKDIFLEILNASPGLARRLLQNLTKEFTVWVNKLTVFSQYGVKERVALSLLILKRIYTVTEEKGKVVVISITRDDFAGFVGTAKETLVRMLRIFKDEKIISTRGTKITILKHKTLLNMLSEL from the coding sequence GTGGAATTTAACCTCGAAAAATATCATCTTAAATCGCTGTCTTTTTTTGACTTGCTGTCGGAAGAGGAGTTAGCTAAGATCAAGGTAACCGCTCAGCGAAAGGAATTTACAAAAGGAGAGTACCTTTTTAAAGAGAATACTTTTTCAAAAGGAATTTATAGTATCAGGAAAGGTAAGGTCAAAATTTTCCAGACTAACAGCGTTGGAAAACAGAGTGTAGTTTATATTTATAAAAAAGGCGAATTTTTTGGTTACCGTCCTTTACTGGCTGAGGAACCGCATCCTGTTTCGGGTGTGGCTATGGATAATGTTGTAATTACATTTATTCCCAAAGATATTTTTTTAGAAATTCTAAATGCTTCACCGGGCCTGGCACGTAGACTTTTACAGAATCTTACTAAAGAATTTACGGTATGGGTAAATAAACTCACTGTGTTTTCTCAGTATGGCGTTAAAGAACGGGTAGCTCTGAGTTTGCTTATTTTAAAAAGGATTTATACAGTAACGGAGGAAAAAGGAAAAGTGGTAGTGATTTCGATCACGAGAGATGACTTTGCTGGATTTGTTGGAACTGCCAAGGAGACTTTAGTCCGTATGCTGAGAATATTTAAAGACGAGAAAATAATTTCTACCAGGGGCACAAAAATTACGATCCTAAAACACAAAACATTACTGAACATGCTTTCGGAGCTTTAG
- a CDS encoding recombination protein RecR — protein MEFSSKIIEQAVDAFAQLPGVGKKTALRFVLHVIKQDKQQSDNLSSLIAQLKTDLKYCAKCHNISESDVCEICANPSRDETLVCVVQDYRDIMAIENTGLYKGHYHVLGGLISPLEGITPSGLNIETLVNKLSANSVKEIILALNATMEGETTSFYIFRKIAPYNIRLSAIARGIAVGDELEYADEVTLGRSIINRIPFDTLLKK, from the coding sequence TTGGAATTCAGCTCTAAAATAATAGAACAGGCCGTTGATGCTTTTGCACAACTGCCAGGCGTTGGGAAAAAAACCGCGCTACGTTTTGTACTTCATGTAATAAAACAAGATAAACAACAATCTGATAATTTAAGCAGCCTCATTGCTCAGTTAAAAACAGATCTTAAATATTGCGCCAAGTGTCATAATATTTCTGAATCAGACGTTTGCGAAATTTGTGCCAATCCTTCGCGTGATGAAACGCTTGTTTGTGTAGTGCAGGATTACCGCGATATTATGGCGATCGAAAATACCGGGCTTTACAAGGGGCATTACCATGTTCTTGGAGGATTGATTTCGCCCCTGGAAGGAATAACGCCTTCGGGTTTAAACATAGAAACACTTGTAAATAAATTGAGTGCTAATTCTGTAAAAGAAATTATACTTGCTTTAAATGCTACAATGGAAGGCGAAACTACTTCTTTTTATATCTTCAGAAAAATTGCTCCGTACAACATTCGCTTAAGTGCTATCGCCCGTGGCATTGCTGTTGGAGACGAACTTGAGTATGCTGATGAAGTTACCCTTGGCCGCTCAATTATTAACCGCATTCCTTTTGATACACTGCTAAAAAAATGA
- a CDS encoding sodium:solute symporter has product MSTALLFTIVISYFLLLLGVAWITGRNSSNHSFFIGNKNSNWMLVAFGMIGTSLSGVTFVSVPGGVMTNGFFYFQIVIGYLFGYIVIAYVLIPLYYKLNVTSIYTYLEKRFGTNAHKAGAFFFILSRVVGATARLYLVISVLQIFIFDRMGIPFELTALVILLLILLYTFEGGVKTIIYTDTLQTTGMLVGLVVCIYVIVKAMHLDFGDALTLMSDKGYTKMFNTDVMSGSFFLKQILGGMFIAIAMTGLDQEMMQKNISVKTIKDSQKNIITFTLVLMFVNFLFLFLGGILRLYAEAKGISVAPDDLFPTIALSDTFSGAIGIIFILALISALFPSVDGAITSITSSFCIDILDMNRKPGTEKEKRRTRLKVHFTFAALFFFMVLIFKAINDKLIIDFILKFASITYGPLLGLFSFGILTHRRLKDKWVWAVCILAPLLVLVLDISCSPEWYEKKLHVSLGLSNLSTKIFHGYKIGTELILINGIFTFLGLLLISKKGSALSEKVDAELAAAWR; this is encoded by the coding sequence ATGTCTACTGCTTTACTTTTTACTATTGTTATCTCTTACTTTTTATTATTACTCGGCGTGGCCTGGATCACCGGCAGAAATTCGAGTAACCACTCTTTTTTTATAGGCAATAAAAACAGTAACTGGATGCTTGTGGCTTTCGGTATGATTGGTACGAGTTTGAGCGGTGTGACCTTTGTGAGCGTTCCAGGCGGAGTTATGACAAATGGTTTTTTCTATTTTCAGATTGTGATTGGTTATTTATTCGGTTACATAGTTATCGCATACGTTCTTATTCCTCTGTATTATAAATTAAATGTGACTTCCATTTACACTTACCTTGAAAAACGTTTCGGCACAAATGCGCACAAAGCAGGAGCTTTCTTTTTCATTCTGTCACGGGTAGTAGGTGCCACTGCCCGACTCTATCTGGTGATAAGCGTTCTGCAAATATTTATATTCGATCGCATGGGAATTCCTTTTGAACTCACAGCGCTTGTTATTCTGCTACTTATACTGTTGTATACTTTTGAAGGAGGCGTTAAAACCATTATTTATACAGATACTCTGCAAACTACCGGAATGTTGGTAGGACTGGTTGTTTGTATTTATGTTATAGTAAAAGCCATGCATTTGGATTTTGGAGATGCATTAACGCTCATGTCAGACAAAGGCTATACGAAAATGTTTAACACCGATGTGATGTCGGGTTCTTTCTTTTTGAAGCAAATTTTAGGAGGTATGTTTATTGCTATTGCTATGACGGGACTTGATCAGGAGATGATGCAGAAAAACATCAGCGTAAAAACGATAAAGGATTCGCAAAAAAACATCATCACTTTTACTTTAGTTTTAATGTTTGTAAACTTCCTTTTTTTATTTCTTGGCGGCATTTTAAGATTGTACGCAGAAGCTAAAGGCATAAGTGTTGCTCCCGATGATTTATTTCCCACTATTGCACTGAGTGATACTTTTAGTGGTGCTATCGGCATTATTTTTATTCTTGCTTTGATCTCTGCTTTGTTTCCAAGTGTTGACGGAGCTATTACTTCTATTACCTCCAGTTTTTGTATCGACATTCTGGATATGAACAGAAAACCCGGCACAGAAAAAGAAAAGCGCAGAACGCGTTTAAAGGTGCATTTTACTTTTGCCGCTTTATTTTTTTTCATGGTCCTTATTTTTAAAGCGATTAACGACAAACTTATCATTGACTTTATCCTAAAATTTGCAAGCATCACTTACGGACCTTTACTGGGTTTATTTTCTTTCGGAATTCTTACGCACCGCCGTTTGAAGGATAAATGGGTTTGGGCGGTGTGCATTCTAGCTCCCTTACTTGTTCTGGTGTTGGACATAAGTTGCAGTCCCGAATGGTATGAAAAGAAACTTCATGTCAGTTTGGGGTTAAGCAATCTGTCCACTAAAATATTTCATGGTTATAAGATTGGCACCGAGCTTATCCTGATCAATGGCATTTTCACTTTTCTGGGTTTACTTCTTATTTCAAAAAAAGGCTCTGCTCTTTCTGAGAAGGTGGACGCTGAATTAGCAGCTGCCTGGCGCTAA
- a CDS encoding DNA mismatch repair protein MutT has product MSTYYSKVKKQLVAVDCIAFGFNEDGLKLLIVKRKVEPELGKWSLMGGFVSENESLDDAAKRVLNNLTGLETSYLEQIGTYGEVNRDPGARVISVAYFSLMRVSDYNPELGEKYGAHWVSLRSLPKLIFDHSYMVKAALSKLQEATMIKPVGVRLLPEKFSLLQMKLLYEAIHQKKIDKRNFHKWILSLGILKKTTIKDKSTSKKGTFLYEFNKSKSRDSKL; this is encoded by the coding sequence ATGAGCACTTATTATTCTAAAGTAAAAAAACAATTGGTGGCGGTTGACTGCATTGCCTTTGGTTTTAATGAAGATGGCTTAAAATTGCTGATCGTAAAACGAAAGGTAGAGCCCGAACTGGGTAAGTGGTCGTTGATGGGAGGTTTTGTAAGCGAAAATGAAAGTCTGGATGATGCCGCAAAAAGAGTTCTTAATAATTTAACCGGACTCGAGACTAGTTATCTTGAACAGATCGGAACATACGGCGAAGTAAACCGTGATCCTGGAGCACGCGTAATTTCAGTGGCCTATTTTTCGTTAATGCGGGTTAGTGATTATAACCCTGAGTTAGGCGAAAAGTATGGAGCGCATTGGGTAAGTCTACGCTCTTTACCTAAACTCATCTTTGATCATTCGTATATGGTAAAAGCAGCGCTCAGTAAGCTTCAGGAAGCTACCATGATAAAGCCTGTTGGCGTAAGACTGCTGCCTGAAAAATTTTCTTTGCTTCAAATGAAATTGTTGTATGAGGCCATTCATCAGAAAAAAATCGATAAACGTAATTTTCATAAATGGATACTGTCTCTCGGTATCTTAAAAAAGACCACTATTAAAGACAAATCCACCTCCAAAAAGGGAACCTTCCTTTATGAATTTAATAAAAGTAAAAGCAGGGATTCTAAACTGTAA